A genomic stretch from Apis cerana isolate GH-2021 linkage group LG7, AcerK_1.0, whole genome shotgun sequence includes:
- the LOC107997692 gene encoding ras-related protein Rap1: MREYKIVVLGSGGVGKSALTVQFVQGIFVEKYDPTIEDSYRKQVEVDGQQCMLEILDTAGTEQFTAMRDLYMKNGQGFVLVYSITAQSTFNDLQDLREQILRVKDTDDVPMVLVGNKCDLEDERVVGKDQGVNLARQFNCAFMETSAKAKINVNDIFYDLVRQINKKSPEKKMKQKKKSLCLLL, translated from the exons ATGcgtgaatataaaatagtagtGTTGGGCAGTGGAGGTGTAGGCAAGTCCGCCCTCACTGTCCAGTTCGTACAAGGAATCTTCGTCGAGAAGTACGATCCGACGATCGAGGACAGTTACCGCAAACAGGTCGAGGTCGACGGTCAACAATGTATGTTAGAAATCCTAGACACAGCCGGAACG GAACAATTCACAGCTATGAGGGACCTTTACATGAAAAATGGCCAGGGATTTGTATTAGTATATTCGATAACGGCGCAATCGACATTCAACGACTTGCAAGATCTCAGGGAGCAGATTCTACGGGTGAAGGACACAGATGACGTGCCTATGGTGCTGGTGGGCAACAAGTGTGATTTGGAAGATGAGAGGGTAGTGGGCAAAGACCAGGGCGTCAATCTTGCCCGGCAATTTAATTGCGCGTTCATGGAGACTTCTGCCAAAgccaaaattaatgttaacgAT ATTTTCTATGACCTGGTACgacaaataaacaaaaaatcaccagagaagaagatgaagcagaaaaagaaatcgctGTGCCTACTTCTGTAA